A genomic stretch from Mesoplodon densirostris isolate mMesDen1 chromosome 3, mMesDen1 primary haplotype, whole genome shotgun sequence includes:
- the LOC132485450 gene encoding oocyte-specific histone RNA stem-loop-binding protein 2-like isoform X1 codes for MEHLTPVWQMLRRDRICFPRKEVREESLSSRIEMVSVGVSTEPCHARWEVETDAIVLQRRQKQIDYGKRTPGYQCFLQQVPKAQRQPGLHPQTPNKNRRYSRRSWDAQIRQWRRALHSWDPPSQPLQAEGWGMDNLLEPMDSTPLDDWLQTLEPSENLDGEQKGAQFAGLVAPASSLPWLCEEDPHHWLYLLADHNYLSVPDLSGTQNI; via the exons ATGGAACATTTGACCCCCGTGTGGCAGATGTTGCGGCGAGACAG AATCTGCTTCCCCAGAAAGGAGGTGCGTGAAGAGTCTTTATCCTCTAGGATAGAGATGGTGAGTGTGGGAGTCAGTACAGAGCCCTGCCATGCCAG GTGGGAGGTAGAGACAGATGCAATTGTCCTACAGCGGCGGCAAAAGCAGATAGATTATGGCAAGCGCACACCTGGTTACCAGTGCTTTCTGCAGCAGGTCCCCAA GGCACAGCGACAGCCAGGACTTCACCCCCAAACACCAAACAAGAACAGGAGGTACAGCCGTCGCTCCTGGGATGCCCAGATCAGGCAGTGGAGAAGAGCCCTACATTCCTGGGACCCCCCCAGCCAGCCTCTGCAGGCTGAGGG GTGGGGAATGGACAATCTCTTAGAGCCAATGGATTCCACCCCTTTGGATGACTGGCTCCAGACCCTGGAACCCTCAGAGAATCTGGATGGAGAACAGAAGGGAGCCCAG tttgcagGTTTGGTGGCTCctgcctcctcccttccctggctCTGTGAGGAAGATCCCCACCACTGGCTCTACCTTCTAGCTGATCACAATTACTTATCTGTCCCAGACTTGAGTGGGACACAAAATATTTAG
- the LOC132485450 gene encoding oocyte-specific histone RNA stem-loop-binding protein 2-like isoform X2: MEHLTPVWQMLRRDRICFPRKEVREESLSSRIEMVSVGVSTEPCHARWEVETDAIVLQRRQKQIDYGKRTPGYQCFLQQVPKAQRQPGLHPQTPNKNRRWGMDNLLEPMDSTPLDDWLQTLEPSENLDGEQKGAQFAGLVAPASSLPWLCEEDPHHWLYLLADHNYLSVPDLSGTQNI; this comes from the exons ATGGAACATTTGACCCCCGTGTGGCAGATGTTGCGGCGAGACAG AATCTGCTTCCCCAGAAAGGAGGTGCGTGAAGAGTCTTTATCCTCTAGGATAGAGATGGTGAGTGTGGGAGTCAGTACAGAGCCCTGCCATGCCAG GTGGGAGGTAGAGACAGATGCAATTGTCCTACAGCGGCGGCAAAAGCAGATAGATTATGGCAAGCGCACACCTGGTTACCAGTGCTTTCTGCAGCAGGTCCCCAA GGCACAGCGACAGCCAGGACTTCACCCCCAAACACCAAACAAGAACAGGAG GTGGGGAATGGACAATCTCTTAGAGCCAATGGATTCCACCCCTTTGGATGACTGGCTCCAGACCCTGGAACCCTCAGAGAATCTGGATGGAGAACAGAAGGGAGCCCAG tttgcagGTTTGGTGGCTCctgcctcctcccttccctggctCTGTGAGGAAGATCCCCACCACTGGCTCTACCTTCTAGCTGATCACAATTACTTATCTGTCCCAGACTTGAGTGGGACACAAAATATTTAG
- the FAM53C gene encoding protein FAM53C has protein sequence MITLITEQLQKQTLDELKCTRFSISLPLPDHVDISNCGNPFQLVSEGASWRGLPHCSCAEFQDSLNLSYHPSGLSLHLRPPSPGNSPQEQPLSQVLSPEPPDPEKLPVPPAPPSKRHCRSLSVPVDLSRWQPVWRPAPSKLWTPIKHRGSGGGGGPQVPHQSPPKRVSSLRFLQAPSASSQCAPPHRPYSPPFFSLALAQDSSRPSATSPQSGSWESDAESLSPCPPQRRFSLSPSLGPQASRFLPSARSSPASSPELPWRPRGLRNLPRSRSQPCDLDARKAGVKRRHEEDPRRLRPSLDFDKMNQKPYSGGLCLQETAREGSSISPPWFMACSPSHLSASCSPAGDSSQVLSESEEEEEGSVRWGRQALSKRTLCQQDFGDLDLNLIEEN, from the exons ATGATAACCCTGATCACTGAGCAGCTACAGAAGCAGACTCTGGATGAGCTGAAATGCACACGCTTCAGCATCAGTCTG CCTTTGCCTGATCATGTAGACATCTCCAACTGTGGGAATCCTTTCCAGCTTGTGTCTG AAGGTGCTTCTTGGAGGGGCCTGCCCCACTGTTCCTGTGCTGAATTCCAGGACAGCCTCAATCTCAGCTACCACCCCTCAGGCTTGAGCCTGCACCTCAGACCACCCAGCCCAGGAAATTCCCCACAGGAGCAGCCCCTCTCCCAAGTCCTAAGCCCTGAGCCCCCAGACCCAGAAAAGCTTCCTGTGCCCCCTGCCCCTCCATCTAAGAGGCACTGCCGCTCACTCTCAGTGCCCGTGGACCTGTCTCGCTGGCAGCCGGTGTGGCGGCCCGCCCCCTCCAAGCTGTGGACTCCCATCAAGCACCGGGGCAGTGGTGGAGGGGGTGGGCCGCAGGTGCCTCACCAGAGCCCCCCGAAGCGGGTCTCCAGCCTCAGGTTCCTCCAAGCTCCCAGTGCCTCTTCTCAATGTGCCCCACCCCACAGACCCTACAGCCCCCCTTTCTTCAGCCTGGCCCTGGCCCAAGATTCTTCTCGTCCCTCTGCCACCTCCCCACAAAGTGGCTCCTGGGAGAGTGATGCTGAGTCCCTGTCACCTTGCCCACCCCAGCGTCGCTTCTCCCTGTCACCCAGCCTGGGCCCACAGGCAAGCCGCTTCTTGCCCTCTGCCCGGAGCTCCCCCGCATCGTCCCCAGAGCTGCCCTGGCGACCTCGAGGCCTGCGCAATCTTCCCCGAAGCCGCTCACAACCTTGTGATCTTGATGCCCGCAAAGCTGGGGTCAAGCGGCGTCACGAGGAGGACCCTCGGCGGCTGCGGCCTTCCTTGGACTTTGACAAGATGAATCAG AAACCATACTCAGGAGGTCTCTGTCTCCAAGAAACAGCCCGGGAAGGCAGCAGTATCTCTCCACCGTGGTTCATGGCCTGTAGCCCCTCACACCTCTCTGCTTCCTGCAGCCCCGCTGGGGATTCCTCCCAGGTGCTGAGTGAAAgcgaagaggaggaagaggggtccGTGCGGTGGGGCCGGCAGGCGCTGAGCAAGCGGACATTGTGCCAGCAGGACTTTGGGGACCTGGACTTGAATCTGATTGAGGAGAACTAA